ATCCAGGAGATCGCAGGGGCAGTCGGCTTCGAGCATCTGTCCCATTTCAATAAAACTTTCAAAAAATCAACCGGCCTGACCCCGCTCCAGTACCGCAAGGAAGCGGGAGCGCAGCCTGCGCCGGAGTCCTAAGGTTAAAGCTCTGTGATGGCCAGCTCTCCTGAACGGACAAGCTCCACATCACTGCACTTATGCATCTGTACCTGCGGCTCCTCCTGCGTCTGCAGCCTGATCCGGTCCAGCTTCAGCCCTGCTGCATGGCGCAGGATGATGCCCCGCCTGCTTATGGCGCTGAAGTTCTCCACCGTAAGCGCAGCAAGCGGCATTTCCGGTAACCCGTTCACGAGCAGCGCGGTTGCCGCCCCGTGGCAGGCCATATTCCGCAGCGTGATGTTACGGAACTGCGGAGTCTCCTCCGTGACCGGAACCTCTTGCTCGTCATAGCCCTCAGACCCCTCCACCCCGGCATAGAACAGGTGGAAGGATACCGCTTCATGGACGATGCCTGACATCTGAATATTTTCCACCAGGATATCCTCTACTACGCCGCCTCTTCCCCGGGTACTCTTGAAGCGCAGCCCGATGTCCGTACCCATGAATACGCAGTCGTTCACCCGGACCGCATGCACACCGCCCGACATTTCACTGCCGATCACTACCCCGCCATGTCCGTGATAGACCGTACAATGGCGGATCGTAATGTACCTGCAGGCTCTTCCTGCCCGGCGGCCTTCCTCATCCTTGCCCGATTTCAGGCAGATGGCATCGTCGCCTACATCGAACCTGCAATGCTCCACCAGCGCATGTGTACATGACTCCAGATCCAGCCCGTCCCCGTTCTGGGAGAACCACGGATTACGGACCTGAATATGTCTGATTGTAACCTGCTCACAGCCCATGGGATGCAGACACCAGGCAGGAGAATTCTGAAAGGTCGGCCCCTCCAGCAGCACTCTCCGGCAATTCCGCAGGCTCAGCAGCGCAGGACGCAGATACGCACGGGCAGGGAGATAGGCCTCCATTGCAGTCTCACCGTTATCCTTCAGCTGCAGAACATCAGCTTCTCCCGCAAGCGCTTCCTTGGAAGGCCACCATATCTCACCCTGTTCATCCAAGGCTCCCCCGGAGGCAAGCAGGCTATTCCACTCCAGTTCCGTCCGCTTGAAGCGTTTCACCGGACGCCAGGCCTCACCGCTGCCATCGAAGATACCTTCACCGGTAATGGCTACATCGCTCAGATCCTCCCCATCCAGCGGAGCCTGGCAGCGCCAGCCGGCAGTCCCTTCGTAATGGGAGAACAGCAGCGGATATAGATTGTAGTCGGGTTCAAAGCATACAAGCGCCCCCCGCTCGGCACACAGATTGATCCGGCTGTGCAGCGTCAGCGGCCCGGTGCGCCAGACTCCCGGCGGGATGATCACCGTTCCTCCTCCTGCGGCAGCGCAGGCATCCAGGGTATCCTGTATAGCAGACGTACACAGCAGTCCTTCAGCTTCTGCTCCATAGTCTGTAATACAGAAAATGTGCTGCGGAATCTGCGGCAGCTCCGGGATTGGATAAGCTGCGGAATCATGTATTGTTGTCATCGTATTCCTCCTTCAGTGTCTATTCAAGCTCTTCATAGCTGAACCAGCCGTAATCCGCAACATTGCTGCTCTGCGCTCCACCCGCACTGGCGTACATTCCGATATAGGCCCCTGTAAAACCTCCGGCCCAATCCGTGCTCAGCACCCGGCCGTCAGCCCGTTCATGCAGTGCGGTCCAGGTGTCAGAATCTGCGGCTCTATAATAAAAGCTGTAATCCTGCCCCCGGGCTTCTACCTTAAGCTGTACCGTATCCAGCGCATACGGCGCAGAGGCCAGCAATTGCTCAGCTCCTCTGCTGCGGACGGTCAGCTTCAGCAGCTGCCCTCCATCCTCTGCCACCCGTTCATAGCGGAAGTGGTTGTCCGCATTCTGGAGCAGGGCCAGTCCGGCGCTCTCGCCTGCGGCCTCCGGCTGGAAGCGCATCTCCGCTGCGGCTTTGAAGCTGAGATGCTGCTGCCGTCTTCCGATATAAGCCGGATTGCCGGTCTCCGCCAGCACCTCCGGCTTCAGCCGCAGCCGCAGATGTCCCGGATGCTCGCTGAGGCTCCAGAATTCGCCGCGCGGCGTGCGCAGGAAGTTCCAGACCGGGCTAAGCTCCCCGGCAGTAAAATCATCCCGCACCGGCAGCAGCGGCCACTTCGTCACCGGCAGATCCGGCGCCGGCCCCTC
The window above is part of the Paenibacillus sp. FSL H8-0048 genome. Proteins encoded here:
- a CDS encoding glycoside hydrolase family 28 protein, which codes for MTTIHDSAAYPIPELPQIPQHIFCITDYGAEAEGLLCTSAIQDTLDACAAAGGGTVIIPPGVWRTGPLTLHSRINLCAERGALVCFEPDYNLYPLLFSHYEGTAGWRCQAPLDGEDLSDVAITGEGIFDGSGEAWRPVKRFKRTELEWNSLLASGGALDEQGEIWWPSKEALAGEADVLQLKDNGETAMEAYLPARAYLRPALLSLRNCRRVLLEGPTFQNSPAWCLHPMGCEQVTIRHIQVRNPWFSQNGDGLDLESCTHALVEHCRFDVGDDAICLKSGKDEEGRRAGRACRYITIRHCTVYHGHGGVVIGSEMSGGVHAVRVNDCVFMGTDIGLRFKSTRGRGGVVEDILVENIQMSGIVHEAVSFHLFYAGVEGSEGYDEQEVPVTEETPQFRNITLRNMACHGAATALLVNGLPEMPLAALTVENFSAISRRGIILRHAAGLKLDRIRLQTQEEPQVQMHKCSDVELVRSGELAITEL